A region of the Sardina pilchardus chromosome 3, fSarPil1.1, whole genome shotgun sequence genome:
ACTGATGGTGTACTATGGCCGACGTAAACGGGAAAGGAAGTTGCTCGCGTTCGCGTGACCTTTCACACCAGAGAAATCCTCAATACAAGAGAAAAGCTTATGTCGCCACCTAATGTTTTGGAGTGGTAAAGACAACGTTCAATTTCAAATGAGTTGTATGGCCATACAAATCAAGAAAAGAATCATgttatgggaaaaaatcgataaAAGTGACGAGGTTGATCAATCTTTTAGTGGCCTATTATAAAATATTTGTTGATGACAGGTAAGTCAATTGAGAGGCAAATTAATGTAGGCCCTAAGTCCAGTCATTCAAGTCTAGTagggcctgctgcaggtaaACTGAGAAATGTTCTGCttaatttggaaaaaaaatattgctaAATGAATGAGGGGCTGCAATGCTATTAAATTTTTCAATGGaagatatatatttatttccCATACCTTATTTATTAATTTGAATTTATTTCCAGGTGTTTTCCATGATTGGAAAATGTCTCTGAAATTCCAGGTCTTTCAGGATTTGTGGGAACAAATTGTTACATACCGCCCCCCAAACACCCATGAACACAGTGCCCCGAGGTAGGGCCTACAATGCTTTcaaataattcattcattcagatcaGACATCAGCCACGTTCCTGGTGGGTTTATTTGGTCTCTTTTACATGGGTAAAAACAAGATTTTACACGGAGGAGTAACAGTAGATCATTTACACTGGATGTGTACAAGAGGAGTGCTAATAAACACTAAATTCATTTTTTAAGAACACAAATGAGAAATAATTAACAACATAATCACATAGTCACTACAGATCTTGCTGTGAAATAAGTGTGTAACTGAATTGCTGTCAGGTAAACATAGATTTAAGTTTCCCAAAATAACTACTTCTAAAGTGATTCGctgatagataaataaataaataatacaaaacaaacacataatttCAGGAATctacaaaagagaaaaaaaccttTGAACAAATACAGTAAATTAATATCATAAAAGGGTTAACTATAGAGACATCACTAATTTGCTACATAGATAAATCAAATATACCTGATTAGATTGGGAATAAATAATTTGGTACATTCAGAACTTCAGTTCTGTTCACTTTGACAACCCTATTTTTCATGTGTAAAGATTACAGAACATATCACTCTTCATCAAACAAAAGAGAACAATTTCACCTTGAAACATTCCACAAAGCATTCCCCTATTCCATTGATAAAATGGAAGCTTAAGCATAGATTATACAAATATAGTTCTATCTTTTATTATGAACTAAAATGGCCTCTTTCTTTAAAAGGTCATGAGCAGCAGGTTGACACTTGAGGGAGGATTCAAGCAGGCCTTTTGATCACTAAAAGCCACTGAGGTTTCAGAATGTTTTCCTCAACTTTGGTTGAGGATATGACATCAACTGCTTACAAAAATGAAGAAATCCAGCAATTTCAAATTGACATATATTCATAACATGATATAGGTAATTAGAAATAGTTGAAAATATAATGGTGTAATGTTTGCAGCAGGTatttccctcctttttttctACATTCAGGGGACAAACGACTGAGCTCTAGGAAACATGGTGACTTGGTCCCTTACTGTCTGGTAACTAATGATACTTGTAGTTTGATCTCCACAGGGACAATTTCATAAGATAGTAAACTGCCACGTCTTGGGTGACAGCTGCCATCACTTGCCGTGTGAACAATGACTCACCTATACCAATAACACCTGTTACAGCGTCATATAATGTTTCTGTGTGAACAGTCCTGGTTTATCAGGATGTTTCCTCTGCTCTTTTCTTGCTAATAGGCACTCAAACAGCATTCTTGAGAGGTTTTCAAAACAAGTCGCCATGGTGAGACCACTCATTGACTAAAGCCGACAGACGTTCTGTATAAAtacaagagacacacatacaattcaCAATGTAACAGTGTCAAATGATTAATTTTGAGAGTATTTTCAGTTATGTATGAagaacacacactgtatattttTTGATAGTAGACTGATACTAAATCTCCATAAGGAGAAGGATAAAAATTGGCATTAACATTCAAATCATTGTCAATGGCATGCAGCAAAAAGTTTCAACACTCCAAAAGTGCATAACATTTATGCACCATTAATAGTAGCAGTTTATCGGACATAAAGTACTACACACATGATTATGATGGACTTCACTGACAACTTATTCAAGCATCATAGTGTTGGTAACTTCGATTTGTCTGGACCGCTTTGCAGGGCACTCATGCAGAAATCACTGCAAAGACGGAGAAGTAACAACTTTCCAGCATTTTAGGGATGTTTGATTTTTCTGCAGGTAACATTAGATAACACAAGCTTTATCGTAACACATGTCCCTGCTAGGGAATAGCAATGCAGCATATTTATGACTCCCACTTCTCTCATTAGTTTGAATGGACAAACAGTGAAGGCCCCATCGCCTGTGGTCTCCATCTTTTCTTTGCCTCCGTCCTTTTCTCCCTAActcattcttttcttttctgcatCATTTCTTCAGTTGGAATAACACAGGAGCACGTCGGTGGAAAGCACAGCAAGGCAAAGAGAGAACTACaaggagatagagatagagggagagacagcgagacagagagaaagagagggaaagagtggagagagggagcgggagagaagAAGGGGCGAGAAAGCTGAAAGAGGCTCCGTCGTCTCCCCGGGTACCCGGTATCTTCTCCCGCTTCAGAAGGCGTCCTTGATGTTCTTCAGCTGCCTCACGGCCAGATCGACGGGCAGGCTGAACTTGAGGTGGCTGAGGCGGCCGAGGATGCGCAGGGCGCCCTCGAAGCCCGTCTGGGCCATGTAGCTCCACGGCTGGTAGTACGGCCCCACCAGCGCGCCCGACTTGCATAGCAGGTTGATCCAGGAGACCAGGCGCCGCTCGTTGAGCGCCACGCACACCAGCGCCTTGAACTCGGAGTCGGCGCCGCGCTTGTAGCGGCTGTGCTCGTGCAGCACCGAGTGCACGGCCCACAGCAGCGACTGCTTGGGCGTCACCGTCACCGGACCCCCGGCGCCCGCCCCGGCACCCCCGCCGCCGCCCACCGGCAGGCTGAAGGACTGCGAGAGCTGGCGCGCCGGCGACTCCACGAACGCCGGGCCGTCCTTGGAGTGGTAGTACTTGACGAAGAGCTCCCACGGGTGCATGTTCTTGGCCTGGCCGGGGCCGTAGGGGAGCAGGCAGGCGATGGGCGCCAGCACCAGGCTCATGCCCTGCGAGGGCGCGTACAGGCCGTGGGCCAGCAGGTCGCGCAGGGCCATGGCCAGGTCCTTGCGCACGGCGGTGGTCAGCTCGTCGCGCGGCCCGCCGGGCGACAGGCACACCGTGTAGCTGACCATGTGCTGCTCCTCCTGGGAGACCGACTGGCGGCCGGCCGCCTGGATGCGCACGCTCTCCACGGCCGCCTCCAGGCGCTGCAGCAGGGGGCCGTAGTCCGGGTGGCTGGCCTCGCCGCCCTGCGACCACAGGGTCTGGGGCACGTGGCCCGCGGCGCAGCCAAACTGGCTCACGGCAAAGATCTGCAGGACGGCCAAGGCACGCTGGATCAGCTGCAGGCCAGTTTCACGAATCCTCTGGGCCTGCTCGGGGTCCACTGCACACAGCAAACAACAAGATGGGTTTTTCGAAATACCGGAATACACTCATCTATATCATGAATTTATCACATGTTAAATAGCTAGAATGCATTGCATACATAAAAAGCAAGAATGTATTATATAACATGCATATTGAACTGCATAAATAGCTGCATTAAATGCCTTACATTAGTTAGCATTAAATGGTGAATGGCTTTAATTCAGCATGACTAGTATAAGGCATTGTGACTtagggcgtactcacactaggcaaTTTGTACCGTACCCGAGTACACTTTGCTCCTAAAGTCCAGttcgtttgaccagtgtgatcacTTCGTTCCGTACCGGGGTACGGTACGCTAGtacgcttggaggaggtggtacggtacgcatggaagcacgacgtcattaatgatgaaataaacaataacattccaATTATCAAtcacacgttgcataaagattctagaacacagcaactcaatcgtacccaagtacggtttgattatatgcagtgtgagcgcagaccagggaccagaggcaaccgtgCTCCAGTACGGTACGGGTGAAACGTACCTAGTGTGAGTGCGCCCTAATACACAACCAAAATAACtcacctttctttctcccccctggGCCTCTGGAGTTGGGTTGGGACGTCCCAGCCTGCTGGCTGTGTTGACCATCAGAGAGTAAAGGATTTCCCACCTCATCTGTGCACACATGGAAGTCCAAAATGTGTGGCTTAATACAATGCAACATGCCAAAAGACAGTTTTCCAAAAACACGAAACAGGACTGGTTTCACGAGGATTCAGTCAAAAGATGCCAATATCGAGACAAATGAGAGTACAGATTGTAACAGTAAAAAAATCCTTGGCAACACCATGCCTTCTCAGATAGTCAGTTAACGTACCTTGGATGAAGTTGATGAACATCTCCAGATCTCGGATCTGGGTCTTGAGCTGGTCCACCAGCTGCTCTTTGACCCGGGCCGGGTTGACGATCTGGGCAATGGCGGCGTCCACTCTCTGCCTCAGCTCCTCTGGACTCAGCTGCCCAATGTCCTCATTGAGATTCACATCCAGTTTTTTAATCAGTTCATCAATGATCACCTGCAGAGAAAACATGTCACGAAGACATTGCTGATTTCACATCCTCAAATGCCAGGTCCATGCTTGTGCATGCATGACGTTTTTCACTAAACACAAAACGATTGAAAATATAGTGCTGACAGTAGAGAAATCAAAAACCTGTgaataaacaaaacaatcatCAGTCATCCTCCTTACACAGTCGCTACCAACGTTTCCGAGGCAAGGGATGCAATGGACAGAGCCACTTACCCTTTGCTTCTCCATCACCACTGACTGAGGCACGGAATCATAACTGCCCTCCTGGTAGGCAAAGCGCTCCAGGTCATCCAGCTGGGTCTTCAGCTGCACTATCAGCtccttctgcttctctctctgggCCTCCAAGCGCTCCCTCTTCTCCCGCTCACTCTGTGATCAAAGAGGCACGCGGACccaacacaatcatacacaaatGGAAAACCCATCAGTTTATTAGATCAAGTTAAACAGCTAATCAGACAAGGAACTGAGGAATGTCAAACAACTTGCTGAACTTATTTGTTTGATAGAAATTGTCTAATGTGTTCACATGAAAGAGGATCTGTTTTACAATGTCTtgtgagacggagagagagacagagagcaagagagagagacagagtaagacAGAGGTGAAGACAGATCTTAGAGAAAATACTCACGAGTTCCTCCTGCAAAGATGGCATGTACAGAGCACAGAAGGAAAAAGGAAACAACTTTACAGCAAATTTGCagaggagattttttttttatgagtgCATGGGTGGAGACAGGAAAAACAATGGTACAGCTTCCTTCTGCAATCAGTTTACACTGCTGCTTCTGCACATCGTTTGGTTACTGAAATCATAACGTATCGCAGCAttcagaaaagtgtgtgtgtgtgtgtgtgtgtgtgtgtgtgtgtggagtaagtGAATAACTGAAAGACATCAGGACAATTTGAATCTGTCAGAGCCGCAAACAGCGAGTGCGTGAGCGGGGAGGCTGTCTTTTGATTGCTTCCCTGCTTATCTCTCTCCATATTGTCACTTCGCGTGCCTTGATGTTATGCTGTTTATCCAGGGCAGGTCTTAGCGTGAAATCGAAGCAAATCATGTAGCTATAAGCTCTCAGCCTATTCTATGTATTTGCATCCCTAAGATTTTGACTGAGTAGACTACGCTAATTGAGAAAAAAATCGCAGGACTTTTACTGTTCTAaatcttgtttttgttgttctattagaaatgaaaataatagCAACATGCAGGCTTGAATCCAGACATATGCAGCTGTTTGACATTATATGGGCAACTCACTCACCGAGTTCTCCAGCATTTGCGCATCCTTTGCCCGACAGCCAACAACATGCGGACAACCTTTGAAAGCGAACTCCTCGAGATCGATGAGCATTCTCTCCTTCTCGTCGTTCTGTGCATGAACGACCTGCTTCAGTCGGAACTGCACCTGTGCAAAGTGTGAAGTAAGGGCGAGAAGCGAGGAATTCGACAGTTCTCGCTCCTCTTCCAGTTTCCGCAGCCTGGCAGCCATATCAGTTTCACTGGCCGGCAGCGAGCCTGA
Encoded here:
- the rundc1 gene encoding RUN domain-containing protein 1; the encoded protein is MSAEELSTSDSEAVVAGHGERWAPVGAVANPEDERGKRDLLEPRRSGSLPASETDMAARLRKLEEERELSNSSLLALTSHFAQVQFRLKQVVHAQNDEKERMLIDLEEFAFKGCPHVVGCRAKDAQMLENSSEREKRERLEAQREKQKELIVQLKTQLDDLERFAYQEGSYDSVPQSVVMEKQRVIIDELIKKLDVNLNEDIGQLSPEELRQRVDAAIAQIVNPARVKEQLVDQLKTQIRDLEMFINFIQDEVGNPLLSDGQHSQQAGTSQPNSRGPGGRKKVDPEQAQRIRETGLQLIQRALAVLQIFAVSQFGCAAGHVPQTLWSQGGEASHPDYGPLLQRLEAAVESVRIQAAGRQSVSQEEQHMVSYTVCLSPGGPRDELTTAVRKDLAMALRDLLAHGLYAPSQGMSLVLAPIACLLPYGPGQAKNMHPWELFVKYYHSKDGPAFVESPARQLSQSFSLPVGGGGGAGAGAGGPVTVTPKQSLLWAVHSVLHEHSRYKRGADSEFKALVCVALNERRLVSWINLLCKSGALVGPYYQPWSYMAQTGFEGALRILGRLSHLKFSLPVDLAVRQLKNIKDAF